DNA from Anaerobranca gottschalkii DSM 13577:
GGTTCAGCAAATCCTTTAATGTGACCAAAACCTTTTACTTTTAAACCATAATAATGGATTAACACAAAGGTCATAACTGCCAATGTACCGGTTACATTGATATCTGCTGTTGGAGGCCTTAAACCAAAAATCCCTATAATATTGGCAAGGCCGATGAAAATAAACAAAGTTCCCATGTATGGTGCAAAACCCCTTCTACTTTCACCCATGGTCGAAGTTACTGTGGAATTGATAGATTCTACTATAAATTCCGCTAGGTTTTGCATCCCTGATGGTACTTCACTTGTAATACTTTTTCTTAAAATCCAGGCAAAGAGAATAATTATTGCCATGACAATCCACATTACAATTACAGATTCAGAGATGGGAATCCCAAAAAAATCAAAGACTCGAGGTCCGTCAAGGATCCTTTCCATAAGTTAACTATCCCTCCTCTCATACTTTAATTTTTGTCTTTTCCAAAATTCTTGAATATAATTTTTAATGGAATAATATACTCCATCAAATAGTATTACAAACTTAACCATTAATAATCCTACTACTATTCCTACAAAATTTATTTCTGGAGTTACAAACCCTACATACAATACCCCTGCATATAGTATATATCTAATCAAATAATTTATTATTGCCCTTGCCTTTGCTTTTTGGGGATCATTTAATTCTACTAATTGCAAAGCTGCTAAGGCCATTAACCTAAAGCTAAGAATGCTGATAACTCCTCCTGCTACAACTCCTACAGCTACATCGATATTTCCTATAGAAAAGGCTGAAAATCCTAAGATACCGACTACTAAAACAACCCGTTTAGCAATTTTAAAAAACTCATTATGTACTTCTTTAGGTAGCAATTACACC
Protein-coding regions in this window:
- the atpB gene encoding F0F1 ATP synthase subunit A, yielding MERILDGPRVFDFFGIPISESVIVMWIVMAIIILFAWILRKSITSEVPSGMQNLAEFIVESINSTVTSTMGESRRGFAPYMGTLFIFIGLANIIGIFGLRPPTADINVTGTLAVMTFVLIHYYGLKVKGFGHIKGFAEPVFIFLPLNIIGELAKPVSLAFRLFGNIFAGTAILAMIYDVAPLFVPIIPHLYFDLFAGLLQSFIFLMLTMVFITLAMD
- a CDS encoding ATP synthase subunit I, with the translated sequence MLPKEVHNEFFKIAKRVVLVVGILGFSAFSIGNIDVAVGVVAGGVISILSFRLMALAALQLVELNDPQKAKARAIINYLIRYILYAGVLYVGFVTPEINFVGIVVGLLMVKFVILFDGVYYSIKNYIQEFWKRQKLKYERRDS